The following proteins are co-located in the Insulibacter thermoxylanivorax genome:
- a CDS encoding ankyrin repeat domain-containing protein encodes MSVHFTLKVLLSLDGVVFGKPHYTKDGSPFLVNCSKFRMKIIELLLKHGANPNYMRAGKTALNYAVENDDIEMAKFLLDSGADPNVSDPNVSTE; translated from the coding sequence TTGAGCGTACACTTCACCTTGAAGGTGCTTCTTTCCTTGGATGGTGTTGTTTTCGGTAAACCTCATTATACCAAGGATGGGAGCCCTTTTTTAGTTAATTGTTCGAAATTCAGGATGAAAATCATTGAGCTTCTATTGAAACACGGAGCCAATCCCAACTACATGAGAGCAGGAAAAACGGCTTTGAATTACGCTGTAGAAAATGATGATATTGAAATGGCCAAGTTTCTTCTGGATTCGGGTGCCGACCCAAATGTAAGCGACCCAAATGTAAGCACTGAATAG